The following coding sequences lie in one Pseudomonadota bacterium genomic window:
- a CDS encoding long-chain fatty acid--CoA ligase: MTPEKHGTAIGAFLERARAAGDRPFALFKAGGRYREISCARMRERVLRCAAGLSSRGVGRADRVAIMLTTRLEWTVADLAVMAAGAISVPVYCALTPERIAHILRDSAPKAAFVEDARVARLFEEARKIGGIGEGMQIFGLERGAGSASLDELESMQDSAACECIEALVEGLSGGDPATYVYTSGTTGALKGVVVTHGMIMSEVLAAGLAFRFTHRHVGLIALPLAHVLGRMIQFYHAVHGPVLAYAESLERLAENYLEVRPHFVCGVPRMLEKIHERVWEHLRRAGPRSRRMAQWALAVGRERSQAAMRFREIPLALRLRHAIADLVVFRRLRSRLGGRLSDFVCGGARLSEEVSRFFHAAGIRVLEGYGLTETFAAVTANTPGDFRLGTVGKPLSGVAIKLAPDGEILLKGPMVFREYLNMPRETAEAFDAEGWFRTGDLGEYSRDGFLRITGRKKEMIVTAGGKNISPQLIESELEGSPLVHNAMAYGDGRRYVTALVAVNLEEAAKAAGIEGRDAGMLKDPRVIGLIEGHVRRCNERLAKYETVKRFALVEGPFTVAGGELTPTFKIRREFVAEKYHDLLNSLY, encoded by the coding sequence ATGACACCGGAAAAGCACGGCACGGCGATAGGGGCGTTCCTCGAGAGGGCCCGGGCTGCGGGGGATCGGCCATTCGCCCTTTTCAAGGCAGGGGGCAGATACAGGGAGATCTCGTGCGCCCGGATGCGGGAGCGGGTGCTTCGATGCGCCGCGGGGCTCTCCTCGAGGGGTGTGGGCAGGGCCGATCGCGTGGCAATAATGCTCACCACGCGCCTCGAATGGACCGTCGCCGACCTCGCCGTCATGGCCGCGGGCGCGATCTCGGTGCCCGTGTACTGCGCCCTGACGCCGGAGCGGATCGCCCATATACTCCGCGACTCCGCGCCGAAGGCGGCCTTTGTCGAGGATGCCCGGGTGGCCCGGCTCTTCGAGGAGGCGAGAAAGATCGGCGGCATCGGCGAGGGGATGCAGATCTTCGGCCTTGAGAGGGGCGCGGGGTCCGCATCGCTCGATGAGCTCGAGTCGATGCAAGACAGTGCCGCCTGCGAGTGCATCGAAGCGCTGGTCGAGGGGTTGAGCGGCGGCGATCCGGCGACCTACGTCTACACCAGCGGCACCACCGGCGCCCTCAAGGGCGTGGTCGTGACCCACGGCATGATCATGTCGGAGGTTCTGGCCGCGGGGCTCGCGTTCAGGTTCACCCACAGGCACGTGGGGCTCATCGCGCTGCCGCTCGCGCACGTGCTCGGCCGCATGATCCAGTTCTACCACGCGGTCCACGGCCCTGTGCTCGCATACGCCGAGAGCCTGGAGCGGCTCGCGGAGAACTATCTCGAGGTGAGGCCCCATTTCGTCTGCGGCGTGCCCAGGATGCTCGAGAAGATCCACGAGCGCGTCTGGGAACACTTGCGCAGGGCCGGCCCCCGGTCGAGGAGGATGGCGCAGTGGGCGCTCGCGGTCGGCCGCGAGCGGAGCCAGGCGGCGATGCGTTTCAGGGAGATCCCGCTCGCGCTCAGGCTCAGGCACGCGATCGCGGACCTCGTCGTCTTCCGGAGGCTCCGCTCAAGGCTGGGGGGGAGGCTCAGCGATTTCGTCTGCGGCGGGGCGCGCCTCTCCGAGGAGGTGTCGCGCTTCTTCCACGCGGCCGGGATCAGGGTGCTGGAGGGCTACGGCCTCACCGAGACCTTTGCCGCGGTCACCGCGAACACGCCCGGCGACTTCAGGCTCGGGACCGTGGGCAAGCCCCTCTCAGGGGTGGCGATCAAGCTCGCACCCGACGGCGAGATACTCCTCAAGGGGCCCATGGTCTTTCGCGAGTACCTGAACATGCCCAGGGAGACCGCCGAGGCTTTCGATGCGGAGGGATGGTTCAGGACCGGGGACTTGGGCGAATATTCCAGGGACGGGTTTTTGAGGATCACCGGCCGCAAGAAGGAGATGATCGTGACCGCGGGGGGCAAGAACATCTCGCCGCAGCTTATAGAGTCGGAGCTGGAAGGCTCGCCGCTCGTCCACAACGCCATGGCCTACGGCGACGGCCGCAGGTACGTGACCGCGCTCGTGGCCGTGAACCTCGAGGAGGCGGCTAAGGCGGCCGGGATCGAGGGGCGGGACGCTGGGATGCTCAAGGACCCCAGGGTCATCGGGCTGATCGAGGGGCACGTGCGCCGCTGCAACGAGAGGCTGGCGAAATACGAGACGGTCAAGCGCTTCGCGCTGGTGGAGGGCCCGTTCACCGTGGCCGGCGGGGAGCTCACGCCCACGTTCAAGATCCGCAGGGAGTTCGTGGCCGAGAAATATCACGACCTGCTCAACTCCCTTTACTAG
- a CDS encoding DUF2752 domain-containing protein: MRSASRSKSGWGVLAGVPALFALAFAWPSLGWVSRARLCAFRSFAGFDCPGCGLIRSFTALVHGRVREAIDFHPMGPVIALWLAYLFARSLAERAGGRTLPPLTGQSSRDILLWAFVAGMMLQWVVKLAV; the protein is encoded by the coding sequence GTGCGATCTGCATCGCGCTCAAAATCGGGCTGGGGCGTCCTCGCGGGCGTCCCGGCCCTTTTTGCCCTGGCCTTTGCCTGGCCGTCGCTCGGCTGGGTCTCGCGGGCGAGGCTCTGCGCCTTCAGGTCGTTTGCGGGCTTCGACTGCCCCGGGTGCGGGCTGATAAGGTCTTTCACAGCCCTCGTGCACGGCAGGGTGAGGGAGGCGATCGATTTCCATCCGATGGGGCCCGTGATCGCGCTCTGGCTCGCATACCTGTTCGCGAGGTCGCTGGCCGAGCGCGCCGGCGGAAGGACTCTGCCTCCCCTCACGGGACAGTCCTCCAGGGACATACTGCTGTGGGCGTTCGTCGCAGGGATGATGCTGCAGTGGGTCGTGAAGCTTGCGGTATAG
- a CDS encoding DUF4870 domain-containing protein, with product MPQTPPPGGQTPQQGTGLAPNIASLLCYICTPITGIIFLLIEKENRDVKFHAWQSLVFGLAYIALVIVLEILAAILGMIASVLGIIVGFFIPIVMLAAFIIWIICLVKSYQGERWRIPVIGDFAAKKAGE from the coding sequence ATGCCACAGACTCCGCCGCCGGGCGGACAGACGCCGCAGCAGGGCACGGGCCTCGCCCCGAACATCGCGAGCCTCCTGTGCTACATCTGCACGCCGATCACGGGCATAATCTTCCTTCTCATCGAGAAGGAGAACAGGGACGTCAAGTTCCACGCCTGGCAGTCGCTGGTCTTCGGCCTCGCGTACATCGCCCTTGTCATCGTCCTCGAGATACTAGCCGCCATCCTGGGCATGATTGCCAGCGTGCTGGGGATCATAGTCGGCTTCTTCATTCCGATAGTGATGCTCGCCGCCTTCATCATCTGGATCATCTGCCTCGTGAAGTCGTATCAGGGCGAGCGCTGGAGGATACCGGTGATAGGCGATTTCGCCGCAAAGAAGGCGGGAGAATAG
- a CDS encoding NAD+ synthase, with the protein MKIAIAQINTTVGDFEGNAAKIADGMRRAEREGAELVLFPELAITGYPPRDLLEKPSFIEANLKALEALAKGSAKTAAVVGFVSPNESSRGRALYNSAALLHGGRVAFVQHKTLLPQYDVFDEGRHFEPASEHRVFELNGRRLGLSLCEDLWSNHTFRGRRLYAVNPAKMLRDAGAEIVLNISASPYTVGKQALRLDLFSAEARSVGLPVFYCNLVGGNDELVFDGRSFALDAGGRPVREGRPFEEDFFVVDSGSMGAPVSPAAMPEEDEIWRALVLGLADYMRKCGFERAVIGLSGGIDSAVVAAIACDAIGRDRVLGVMMPSPYTGERSMRDGEALARNLGISTWQVPIGEVYEAYRRALGYALDPGAPVSLAEENIQARIRGNILMAVSNRDGSLVISTGNKSELSVGYCTLYGDMAGGFALISDIPKTLVYALARRANRGGERIPKGIIDRPPSAELKPDQADTDTLPAYDVLDPIMRHYIEDRMSMEEIVGRGFDTGTVERIVRMIDANEYKRRQAPPGIKITMKAFGMGRRFPIARKT; encoded by the coding sequence ATGAAGATAGCGATCGCGCAGATAAACACCACCGTTGGCGACTTCGAGGGCAACGCGGCGAAGATCGCCGACGGGATGAGAAGGGCCGAGCGCGAAGGGGCGGAGCTCGTCCTCTTCCCTGAGTTGGCGATCACCGGATATCCGCCCAGGGACCTTCTCGAGAAGCCCTCGTTCATCGAGGCGAACCTCAAGGCCCTCGAAGCCCTTGCCAAGGGGAGCGCAAAGACCGCGGCGGTGGTCGGCTTCGTCTCGCCGAACGAGTCGAGCCGGGGCAGGGCGCTGTACAACAGCGCCGCCCTCCTCCACGGCGGGAGGGTAGCGTTCGTGCAGCACAAGACCCTGCTGCCGCAGTACGACGTCTTCGACGAGGGCCGCCACTTCGAGCCCGCCAGCGAGCACAGGGTGTTCGAGCTCAACGGCAGGCGGCTCGGGCTCTCGCTGTGCGAGGACCTCTGGAGCAACCACACCTTCCGCGGCCGCAGGCTCTACGCGGTCAACCCCGCGAAGATGCTCAGGGACGCGGGCGCGGAGATCGTCCTCAACATATCGGCCTCGCCGTACACCGTGGGCAAGCAGGCGCTGCGCCTCGATCTCTTCTCGGCCGAGGCGCGCTCGGTGGGGCTTCCGGTCTTCTACTGCAACCTCGTGGGCGGCAACGACGAGCTTGTGTTCGACGGCCGCAGCTTCGCGCTCGACGCCGGCGGCAGGCCAGTGAGGGAGGGACGCCCTTTCGAGGAGGATTTCTTCGTCGTGGACAGCGGCTCCATGGGAGCTCCGGTGTCGCCCGCGGCGATGCCCGAGGAGGATGAGATCTGGCGCGCCCTGGTCCTGGGGCTTGCCGACTACATGCGCAAGTGCGGGTTCGAAAGGGCGGTGATCGGGCTCTCCGGCGGCATAGACTCGGCGGTGGTCGCGGCTATCGCGTGCGACGCGATCGGCAGAGACAGGGTGCTCGGCGTCATGATGCCCTCGCCCTACACCGGGGAGCGGAGCATGCGCGACGGGGAGGCGCTCGCGCGCAACCTCGGGATATCCACCTGGCAGGTCCCCATCGGGGAGGTCTACGAGGCCTATCGCCGGGCGCTGGGCTACGCCCTCGATCCCGGGGCGCCGGTCTCGCTCGCCGAGGAGAACATCCAGGCCAGGATCAGGGGCAACATCCTCATGGCGGTCTCGAACCGCGACGGATCGCTGGTGATCTCCACGGGCAACAAGTCGGAGCTCTCCGTCGGCTACTGCACCCTCTACGGCGACATGGCCGGCGGGTTCGCGCTGATATCGGACATACCCAAGACGCTGGTCTATGCGCTCGCGCGCCGCGCCAACCGGGGCGGGGAGAGGATCCCGAAGGGGATAATCGATCGGCCGCCGTCGGCGGAGCTCAAGCCCGACCAGGCGGACACCGACACCCTGCCGGCGTACGACGTGCTGGATCCGATCATGCGGCACTACATCGAGGACCGCATGAGCATGGAGGAG